A part of Mustela erminea isolate mMusErm1 chromosome 9, mMusErm1.Pri, whole genome shotgun sequence genomic DNA contains:
- the LOC116600203 gene encoding olfactory receptor 10A4: MTWENWTIVSEFVLVSFSTLSSELQALLFLLFLTIYLVTLMGNVLIILVTTADSALQNPMYFFLRNLSFLEIGFNLVIVPKMLGTLIIQDTTISFLGCATQMYFFFFFGAAECCLLATMAYDRYVAICDPLRYPIIMSRRACAQLAAASWFSGFPVATVQTTWIFSFPFCGPNRVNHFFCDSPPVIALVCADTSLFELEALTATVLFILFPFLLILGSYVRILSTIFRMPSAEGKRKAFSTCSSHLLVVSLFYSTAILTYFRPRSSTSPEGKKLLSLSYTVVTPMLNPIIYSLRNSEVKAALKRVIHRTLGPQKL; this comes from the coding sequence ATGacgtgggaaaactggacaattgTCAGTGAGTTTGTTCTTGTGAGCTTTTCAACCTTGTCTTCTGAGCTACAAGCTCtactgtttctcctttttttaactatttaccTGGTTACCCTAATGGGCAATGTTCTCATCATCTTAGTCACTACAGCTGACTCAGCTCTACAAAATCctatgtacttcttcctcagGAACTTGTCCTTCCTGGAGATAGGCTTCAACTTGGTCATTGTGCCCAAGATGCTGGGAACTCTGATCATCCAAGACACAACCATCTCCTTCCTTGGCTGTGCCACTCagatgtatttcttcttcttctttggggCTGCTGAGTGCTGCCTCCTGGCCACAATGGCATATGACCGCTATGTAGCCATCTGTGACCCTTTGCGCTACCCAATCATTATGAGCCGCAGAGCCTGTGCCCAGCTAGCAGCTGCCTCCTGGTTCTCAGGTTTTCCAGTGGCCACCGTGCAAACCACATGGATTTTCAGCTTCCCTTTTTGTGGCCCCAATAGAGTCAACCATTTTTTCTGTGATAGCCCCCCTGTCATTGCACTGGTGTGTGCTGATACCTCTCTGTTTGAACTGGAGGCTTTGACAGCAACTGTCTTattcattctcttccctttcttgctAATCCTGGGGTCCTATGTCCGAATCCTCTCCACTATCTTCAGGATGCCATCAGCTGAGGGGAAACGCaaggccttctccacctgctcctcccaccttcTGGTTGTCTCCCTCTTCTACAGTACTGCCATCCTTACATACTTCCGACCACGATCCAGCACCTCTCCTGAGGGCAAGAAACTGCTATCACTGTCCTACACAGTGGTGACTCCAATGTTGAACCCCATCATCTACAGCTTAAGGAATAGTGAAGTTAAGGCTGCACTGAAGCGAGTCATCCACAGGACCCTGGGCCCTCAGAAACTATGA
- the LOC116600204 gene encoding olfactory receptor 2D2-like — MRQSNQTQVTEFLLLGLSDDSHMQKLLFIVFLGVYLVTVLANLLLMCLVQADSRLHTPMYFFLCNLSLADLCFSTNIIPQALVHLLSRKKVISFTRCAVQLILFLIFGCTQCAFLAVMSYDRYVAICNPLHYSSVMTWRLCVQLAAGSWTSGILVSVVDTTFVLRLPYRGSNSIAHFFCEAPALLILASTDTRTSEMAIFLMGVMILLIPVSLILVSYSHIIVTVVRMKSAQRRLKAFSTCGSHLLVVILFYGSAIVTYMTPKTFTFKEQEKLVSVFYAMVTPMLNPLIYSLRNKDVKGALKKVATRKFLMQA; from the coding sequence atgAGACAATCAAATCAGACACAGGTGACCGAAttcctccttctgggactctcTGATGACTCCCACATGCAGAAGCTGCTATTCATTGTATTCCTGGGTGTCTACCTGGTCACCGTGCTTGCAAATCTGCTTCTCATGTGCCTTGTACAGGCTGACTCGCGGCTTCACACAcccatgtattttttcctctgcaACTTATCTCTGGCTGACCTCTGTTTTTCTACCAACATCATTCCTCAGGCCCTAGTCCACCTGCTATCCAGGAAGAAGGTCATTTCATTCACACGTTGTGCAGTTCAGCTTATACTCTTCCTAATTTTTGGATGCACACAGTGTGCCTTTCTGGCAGTGATGTCCTATGATCggtatgtggccatctgcaaccCTCTGCATTACTCTAGCGTCATGACTTGGAGGTTGTGTGTCCAGCTGGCTGCAGGATCATGGACCAGTGGCATTCTGGTGTCTGTGGTGGATACCACTTTTGTATTAAGGCTACCCTATCGAGGCAGCAATAGTATTGCTCATTTCTTCTGTGAGGCTCCTGCACTGTTGATCCTGGCATCCACAGACACCCGCACTTCAGAGATGGCCATTTTCCTCATGGGTGTCATGATTCTCCTCATACCAGTTTCCCTAATTCTGGTGTCCTATAGTCACATAATAGTGACTGTGGTGAGGATGAAGTCAGCTCAGAGGAGGCTTAAGGCATTCTCTACCTGTGGCTCCCACCTCCTGGTGGTCATCCTTTTTTATGGATCAGCAATTGTCACTTACATGACACCAAAGACTTTCACtttcaaagaacaggaaaaactGGTGTCTGTGTTCTATGCAATGGTGACACCCATGCTTAATCCCCTCATCTATAGCCTGAGGAACAAGGATGTGAAGGGAGCTCTGAAGAAAGTAGCAACAAGGAAATTTCTCATGCAGGCTTGA